The genomic window ATTTCGGGAAGTCCGGCAAGACACCAGAGTGGGGGGTAGACGGCGTGTTAGGTTTTGGTAtgtgggtttggtttttgttttcattttaattaactcTTGGTTACCTCCCTCTAAACAGACAGCTACAGACAGTTCTTCTAATTCCTCCCAGAAGAGGGAACAACCTACTCGGACAATCTCCTCTCCCACATCCTGTGAGCACCGGAGGATTTACACCCTGGGCCACCTCCATGACCCATACCCCACGGACCACTATCACCTCGAACAGGTGCGCGGCAGTCTGGTTCCTTTGAGGGCATGGGGTGGATGGTTCCTGATCTGGAAcagcctcttcctccttccatgtAGCCCGCTGCTCAAGCCCAGGCCTTCCCTGTTCCCCGTATTGACGGTGGTCACAGCAGCTCGTCCTTAGTTTTCTGTGTGCCAGACCCCTTGCTAAACCTTCCGTGTGCTTAATCTCATTGAGTCCTCACAAATTATCCCACAGGGCAGGTCCTGGGCATCCCCGGTTGATGGAAGAGAAGGCTGaggtttagagagagaaagtcctTGATGGAACAAGTCTCAAATGCAGGCGTGGGTTCTCCACGGGGCTATGCTATCTCCTGAGTTCCTCTGTCCAGAGGGCTTCCTGGCTTTGTGTGAAAGCCCAGAGCCAGGATCGGGACTAAAGAATGCTGTCCGCTTGGCTCAGGCACCCTGGCATCGCGGGTTACAGGCCCAGGCTTGCTTGGGGGGATGTAGCTGGAGTCTGGCATTcagtaattcaacaaatatttaccaagcgGCTGTTTGGCAGAGCAGGCTCCCAAACTGTGGGGCATGGACTGGTGCCTGTGGGGGTGATGTGGCCACCGGTGTGctttggaaagaaaaagggagcACAGGGttgttttggtttagttttttttttttttttttaacataaagctAGATTTATAAGACTCTAAAAAATTTTGTGTGCTTCCTAAtattttggcattaaaaaaaattttaacgtttatgtatttttgagagacagaacacaagcaggagaggggcagaggtgcctgtgtggctcagtcagttaagcatccgacttgggctcaagtcatggtctcacggtttgtgggttcaagccctgcatcgggctctcagcacagagcccgcttcagatcctctgtctccctctctgcccctctcccgctctctcaaaaataaacatttatataatgtatacatataaaagacaaaatcacATTATGTAGCTAGAGAGGGGAATTGACCCTTTGAATCACCTTACTTCACAAAATAATTAGCAAAATCTATTTCTGCTCCcaagatttgtttttattaatctAAGATTGTGGTTTTCTGCGAAACTGTCAGGAATCTAACAGGAATTAGGCAACATGTGTGAGGCATGGCCCCTGCCCTctaggagctcacagtctggtgggAGTGATGGATAAATGTAATTGCCATGAGATAAATTCTATGGCAATATTCTAATCACGGTAATGGCAACAGGTGTCAGCCGCATCCTGTTGACAGTTGTGTGGACGCTGCACAGATTCTCATCGTTCTCGAGGTAGCCCTGTGCTGAGAGAGAATCTGAGTCTGCGGCTTTACTCTGGTGGGCTCCCTCAGAGCCGTTCGGAGGACCTCAGGAGTAGAAGATCTCACACTGCCACAACGAGGGTGCTCCGGGGGAGGCAGCCTTAGCGACCCACAGAGATGCCGGTGTCACCCTGGGGGGAGAATGCAGATATGAGGGCTTTGAAAACAAGGGAGCGTGGCTCTCGGGTCCAGCTCGCCTGAGCTCACATTCCAGCTTGCGCTGGACCATCTGTGAGATCCtggtgggattcaaacccaggcagtccgCCTCCAGATCGGCACTCCTAccctttctatattttccaaCCAGATGACAAGGTACTTGTATCATAGTTGCTACTATCCCTTTTTGCTATTTTGAACATGACCCACAGTGCAAAATGTATCTTGTATTGTGACCTGGAATGCATATATTCCCTACACACAGATAACCCACATATGCTACCCTTGTAACATGCAGTGCACTCCAGTATTTTCGTTTCATTGGGAAAAAAGCAGGTCTTAGAAAAGAACACACTGTACAGTAACAGGTGAAACTAATCTGTTAGAAATCAGGATAGTGGTCCTCCCACACCTGAGGCGTAGAAGGGAACtcaagggagaggggcagtgtCCTAGGGAGGTCTCTCAAGTTCTGCTTCTTGAGCTAGGTGTGTTTAGCTGTCGAAAATTCAGAGTGCATTTTTTCCAATACGCACACTTTCCCCCCTCTATGGTAGTACttacacaaaagggaaaaaagatgtcCTGACCCAGGAATGGATCAAGGATCACAATTTGAAATACACCTTCAACCCAGGGGATGTTCAGTAGTTATAGGAGCAGTGAGTTTCTTCCAGAAATGCCTTCGTCAAGGCAAAAGGTACCTAGTGGAGCGTTTTTTCTCTTTTCGGCGCGGCTATACAACCATGTCTCCTTTTCCCCCCGGGCAGCCGATGCCAAGGCCTTACCGCCAGGTGAGCTTCCCGGACGACGACGAGGAGATTGTGCGCATCAATCCCAGGGAGAAGATCTGGCTGACCGGCTACGAGGACTACCGGCACGCGCCAGTGCGGGGCAAATCCCCCGACGCCTCGGAGGACGCCGACTCCTACGTGCGGTTCGCCAAGGGCGAGGTCCCCAAGCACGACTACAATTACCCCTACGTGGACTCCTCGGACTTCGGCCTCGGCGAGGACCCCAAAGGGCGCGGGGGCGGCGTGATCAAGACCCAGCCGTCCCGGGGCAAGTCCCGGAGGCGGAAGGAGGACGGCGAGCGCTCCCGGTGCGAGTACTGCAGGGACATGTTCAACCACGAGGAAAACCGGAGGGGCCACTGTCAGGACGCGCCCGACTCTGTGAGAACTTGCATCCGCCGGGTGAGCTGTATGTGGTGTGCGGACAGCATGCTCTATCACTGTATGTCGGACCCCGAGGGAGACTATACAGACCCGTGCTCGTGCGATACTAGCGACGAGAAGTTTTGCCTCCGGTGGATGGCTCTTATTGCCTTGTCTTTTCTGGCCCCCTGTATGTGCTGTTACCTGCCCCTGCGGGCCTGCTACCACTGCGGGGTGATGTGCAGGTGCTGCGGGGGGAAGCACAAAGCGGCCGTGTGACtcggtttccctccctcccttcctcctcccacagccACAGGGGAACTTGTCTCTGACATACTCTCACCTTCTTTCTTGCTCCCTGGTACCTTGAGGCGCTATTCCAGCCTGGGGAGCCCGCCTGGTGAACTCtgcactttcccctctccccacgcAGCCCCCACCAGCCACCCACTCTGCATCAACCACACACCCATACACGTAGGCACACGGTGTTCTAAGGAAAGGAACCTCCGCACAGACACTTGTGTACTATTACCAATCTGTAATCAAGCTAACTGTCTTATACATGTGTTGATTTCATGTCTTTCCTACCCACCTCTTCCAGCGCAAAGGCACCTGCAGTCGGAACTGCTGATTTGGGGTGGGTTTTGTAGTTGGTTTTCTAGGAGATCTTTCTCACGGGTCGGCTTGCTGGTTGCCAAGGAGCAGCGGATTCCTGCAGATAGGTAACGTCAGAATGATGAAACCCTACCAGAAGTATTGTAACCTGCAGTCAGATTATGTATAGGAGGTGAGCTAGTTAACAAACGTCTACCACAAAACAAGATCGCTTTAACTTTTGTAAACCCAAATTTGCCACGTAAGCTGCAGTTTCTATTTGGAGCCCATAAACATTTCCTGTGCCCTCCCCCTAAAAACCTGACAATTATTTACTGATGCAAAACATTCACCCACAAAAATGAGAATTGAGCCTTAACTTCAGATTAACTTGTGTGAATCAGGAAATTCCATAAACTGCATTGCATCCTCTTAGACCAGGGGTAGAAAAAGGGGATTTCAGGTTTGTCTGAGCTTCCCCAGTTACCCCTAAAgtagaactttttaaaactgtgtaCCACCACTTCTAAAAATTTAGcaatattagaagaaaacactAATGAAGTTCTGCTCATTGTTTTGCACACAAGATAGACTATTCACACACAAACCAGTGTTCTCCAAAGAGTTCCAGTTGTGAAACACTGAAGTTGTGGTAAAGAAAATTAGAAGGAGCTTCCTCCCACACGCCCACTGGCTATTTTCTCTTATTGGGgggaaattttaaatgtcataaatTTGAAGAGTGGTGGGTTGCATTTTGTTTGTGGGTTTCTGTTCTTGTTTTCATCCTGGACTGAATTTCACATCACCAAATGCTTTGTTtatacttgggggaaaaaaaacaaggccATATGTAAAAACCCTTCCAATGCCTAAGTGTCTTTCTCCTGCATCTCAAAAACCCAGACTTGCCAATTTGGGTGCACAGATGGTTAGGTCAGCAGTCTGGGTCTACCTGTCACCTTGCCATGTAGGAGGCTTCTAATTAGCTGGAAAAGAGTATTTTTCTAGTCTATTGCAAGGAGCAGCCAAATCTTGTCgcagaaagaaaagtgaagagtGAGTGGTACCTAGCATAGTACAATCAGAACGTCATGGAGACCATAAGGGACAGGCTTGTCAAAGTTGGCCGTTCTTCCCGCCATGATCTTCCTGTGGTAGTTGCcagctcagggcagagcctgctgtgTCTCCGCTTCCCCCCATCCCTTCTCTGTTGCACACAGGGCATCAGTCTTCAaggaaagagactttttttccagtCTGCCAATCATATTGGGAAAGTACGAGCCATGCTTACCTTCATGGAACATTTTCAGCTCATCTGAGCACCCGCCGCCTTTCTTTAGTCAGATCGTCGATGTAAATACCCAGTGTGCTTACGAGTTAGTTGGTAGACATTTTCATAGGTTGGAGTGAATGGTGTGGCCTTCCAGTTTGGAAAAGTTGCAGAGAGCTGTCAGTCTGgtgatggaagaaaaaagaactgcTTCCCAGTCTGGAAAACATCTAGAAAACCTTCAGCCAGCCTCCAGATGCTGTCGAGAGGCCATTGCCCCCCACTCTCCAATCCTGAGGTATTTCCTCAGGGCCTTTCTCAAGGTCTCCTCTCTACAAAGCACAACACTAATGTATGTTTTGTTAGACCTCAGTTCCGAGTGCCCCTATTTATTTCAGTAAGAATACACATGTCCCCGCCACTTTTTGTTTGTAGTCTCTATTTACTTgttgtttctatctttttttacCCCTTGTCCTTTTCCACCCTTTTGAAGAGTTATGCTAGTGAATCTTACTTCGCATATACGTTTTGGTTTGTGAAGGCAGCGGTTAAGGGCACAAGGACAGCCATGGGGACATTTATGTAAATACGTTTCTCTCTAATTGCCACACTGCAGCTGAACAGTGTGTAGTATTTTCCCAGTCAGCTTTGCCATACTGACGTCAATCATTTGAGAGaaattattcagattttatttttgtatctgtggTAACAAAACATTAACCAAAAGATTTGTTTGGAAGCTTCctctgaccaccccccaccccccagctatTTGctcacattaacaaattaaagtGCCTGAAGCATAATTCATTCTTCACCTGTAtactaaaaaaaaacctgttgtattgattttttttataataagccTTTTTACCTctgtgtaaaaaatatatatacaagtgTATGATGTACATTTtagttcttaacttttttttatggtttctaatATGTATGACCAATGTAGCCATTGCTTTAAGATGTACCATGTAAATATAAACACATCCTATCAGACCGTTGACTTTGGGGTATTTGTCTGGCAGAAGGGTGGGAGGGGCGGTAGAGCCTTGGCACATGCGAGAGTTCTCGCACACAGGCTGGGAAGGGGTTTCCTCTGGAGAAGGACGCGTGGACGCTGCTGTTTTGGTGAGGCCCTTCCTGGCCGTGGCTATGTCATAGTCCCCGGGGGAGACTGCAGCTTCTCGGGCTTGGATGCTTCAAGGGAAAGGAATGCTGTGTGTCACAGCCCCGGGAACACCCCCTCTTCCCAGGCCTGGCCTCCCCCACGCGTGCTCCTCAGAGGGAACAGCTGCGCTGCTTGTGAGGTATTTTCCACCAGTTCCTGCGGAACCTCGGGTGGGTATGTGTGGAGTTTGGTAGACCGTTTCTCACTGCGAACAGTGGTTAAGACGGCAAGACCCCCGGTCTCCTCAGAGTGACGTTTGGCCCACTTTCCCTTCCATGTGGATTCTTTGGATGCTCAAAAGTGACAGTCCTCTGGAGAAAATAAAGTGTGGGGTCTTTTAAGGGTCACAGAGGAAGGCCTCAGCTCCTCTCTGGAGAACCGAGTAGGGGCCTTAAAAAGACATGTCGAGGGGCCCTTTTAGTTTTAACTCTTCCAAGCCATAGGCAGGGGTGAAAAACAACAGGAGATTCtggaaattggaaaggaagaggagagaattcGTAAAGATTAGTAATTAAGAGATTAATATAGAACGTGAAAGCTGTTTAGAGTACGAGAGGCATAAAGATTATAGATTATTATAGTGGGGTGAAGAGCCAGCATGGAGGAAGTAAGAACATTCAATGTAAAACATGTTTTCAAGAAGTTTGATGGTAAAGGACTAATCGGGTTGCTCTGAAATAGAactgaattaagaaaacaagttaTTCTCTGCCAGgacagtgtgtgtgtatttacttgtGACACCTTGAATAAATTGttaacgatttttttttttttaagtgagaaaaaacTGGCAAGTCACCTCCAGAGCCGCATCAGGGACCGAAATCTTACCTGACCCTcatgcccccgccccccccataaGG from Neofelis nebulosa isolate mNeoNeb1 chromosome 9, mNeoNeb1.pri, whole genome shotgun sequence includes these protein-coding regions:
- the SPRED2 gene encoding sprouty-related, EVH1 domain-containing protein 2 isoform X1, giving the protein MTEETHPDDDSYIVRVKAVVMTRDDSSGGWFPQEGGGISRVGVCKVMHPEGNGRSGFLIHGERQKDKLVVLECYVRKDLVYTKANPTFHHWKVDNRKFGLTFQSPADARAFDRGVRKAIEDLIEGSTTSSSTIHNEAELGDDDVFTTATDSSSNSSQKREQPTRTISSPTSCEHRRIYTLGHLHDPYPTDHYHLEQPMPRPYRQVSFPDDDEEIVRINPREKIWLTGYEDYRHAPVRGKSPDASEDADSYVRFAKGEVPKHDYNYPYVDSSDFGLGEDPKGRGGGVIKTQPSRGKSRRRKEDGERSRCEYCRDMFNHEENRRGHCQDAPDSVRTCIRRVSCMWCADSMLYHCMSDPEGDYTDPCSCDTSDEKFCLRWMALIALSFLAPCMCCYLPLRACYHCGVMCRCCGGKHKAAV
- the SPRED2 gene encoding sprouty-related, EVH1 domain-containing protein 2 isoform X2; the protein is MASPGSDSYIVRVKAVVMTRDDSSGGWFPQEGGGISRVGVCKVMHPEGNGRSGFLIHGERQKDKLVVLECYVRKDLVYTKANPTFHHWKVDNRKFGLTFQSPADARAFDRGVRKAIEDLIEGSTTSSSTIHNEAELGDDDVFTTATDSSSNSSQKREQPTRTISSPTSCEHRRIYTLGHLHDPYPTDHYHLEQPMPRPYRQVSFPDDDEEIVRINPREKIWLTGYEDYRHAPVRGKSPDASEDADSYVRFAKGEVPKHDYNYPYVDSSDFGLGEDPKGRGGGVIKTQPSRGKSRRRKEDGERSRCEYCRDMFNHEENRRGHCQDAPDSVRTCIRRVSCMWCADSMLYHCMSDPEGDYTDPCSCDTSDEKFCLRWMALIALSFLAPCMCCYLPLRACYHCGVMCRCCGGKHKAAV